In Homo sapiens chromosome 11, GRCh38.p14 Primary Assembly, one DNA window encodes the following:
- the IRF7 gene encoding interferon regulatory factor 7 isoform h (isoform h is encoded by transcript variant h), whose protein sequence is MALAPERAAPRVLFGEWLLGEISSGCYEGLQWLDEARTCFRVPWKHFARKDLSEADARIFKAWAVARGRWPPSSRGGGPPPEAETAERAGWKTNFRCALRSTRRFVMLRDNSGDPADPHKVYALSRELCWRGPGTDQTEAEAPAAVPPPQGGPPGPFLAHTHAGLQAPGPLPAPAGDKGDLLLQAVQQSCLADHLLTASWGADPVPTKAPGEGQEGLPLTGACAGGEAAAPESPHQAEPYLSPSPSACTAVQEPSPGALDVTIMYKGRTVLQKVVGHPSCTFLYGPPDPAVRATDPQQVAFPSPAELPDQKQLRYTEELLRHVAPGLHLELRGPQLWARRMGKCKVYWEVGGPPGSASPSTPACLLPRNCDTPIFDFRVFFQELVEFRARQRRGSPRYTIYLGFGQDLSAGRPKEKSLVLVKLEPWLCRVHLEGTQREGVSSLDSSSLSLCLSSANSLYDDIECFLMELEQPA, encoded by the exons ATGGCCTTGGCTCCTGAGAG GGCAGCCCCACGCGTGCTGTTCGGAGAGTGGCTCCTTGGAGAGATCAGCAGCGGCTGCTATGAGGGGCTGCAGTGGCTGGACGAGGCCCGCACCTGTTTCCGCGTGCCCTGGAAGCACTTCGCGCGCAAGGACCTGAGCGAGGCCGACGCGCGCATCTTCAAG GCCTGGGCTGTGGCCCGCGGCAGGTGGCCGCCTAGCAGCAGGGGAGGTGGCCCGCCCCCCGAGGCTGAGACTGCGGAGCGCGCCGGCTGGAAAACCAACTTCCGCTGCGCACTGCGCAGCACGCGTCGCTTCGTGATGCTGCGGGATAACTCGGGGGACCCGGCCGACCCGCACAAGGTGTACGCGCTCAGCCGGGAGCTGTGCTGGCGAG GCCCAGGCACGGACCAGACTGAGGCAGAGGCCCCCGCAGCTGTCCCACCACCACAG GGTGGGCCCCCAGGGCCATTCctggcacacacacatgctggaCTCCAAGCCCCaggccccctccctgccccagctgGTGACAAGGGGGACCTCCTGCTCCAGGCAGTGCAACAGAGCTGCCTGGCAGACCATCTGCTGACAGCGTCATGGGGGGCAGATCCAGTCCCAACCAAGGCTCCTGGAGAGGGACAAGAAGGGCTTCCCCTGACTGGGGCCTGTGCTGGAG GCGAGGCCGCGGCCCCAGAGTCCCCGCACCAGGCAGAGCCGTACCTGTCACCCTCCCCAAGCGCCTGCACCGCGGTGCAAG AGCCCAGCCCAGGGGCGCTGGACGTGACCATCATGTACAAGGGCCGCACGGTGCTGCAGAAGGTGGTGGGACACCCGAGCTGCACGTTCCTATACGGCCCCCCAGACCCAGCTGTCCGGGCCACAGACCCCCAGCAGGTAGCATTCCCCAGCCCTGCCGAGCTCCCGGACCAGAAGCAGCTGCGCTACACGGAGGAACTGCTGCGGCACGTGGCCCCTGGGTTGCACCTGGAGCTTCGGGGGCCACAGCTGTGGGCCCGGCGCATGGGCAAGTGCAAGGTGTACTGGGAGGTGGGCGGACCCCCAGGCTCCGCCAGCCCCTCCACCCCAGCCTGCCTGCTGCCTCGGAACTGTGACACCCCCATCTTCGACTTCAGAGTCTTCTTCCAAG AGCTGGTGGAATTCCGGGCACGGCAGCGCCGTGGCTCCCCACGCTATACCATCTACCTGGGCTTCGGGCAGGACCTGTCAGCtgggaggcccaaggagaagaGCCTGGTCCTGGTGAAG CTGGAACCCTGGCTGTGCCGAGTGCACCTAGAGGGCACGCAGCGTGAGGGTGTGTCTTCCCTGGATagcagcagcctcagcctctgcctgTCCAGCGCCAACAGCCTCTATGACGACATCGAGTGCTTCCTTATGGAGCTGGAGCAGCCCGCCTAG
- the IRF7 gene encoding interferon regulatory factor 7 isoform i (isoform i is encoded by transcript variant i), with protein MALAPERAAPRVLFGEWLLGEISSGCYEGLQWLDEARTCFRVPWKHFARKDLSEADARIFKAWAVARGRWPPSSRGGGPPPEAETAERAGWKTNFRCALRSTRRFVMLRDNSGDPADPHKVYALSRELCWRGEAAAPESPHQAEPYLSPSPSACTAVQEPSPGALDVTIMYKGRTVLQKVVGHPSCTFLYGPPDPAVRATDPQQVAFPSPAELPDQKQLRYTEELLRHVAPGLHLELRGPQLWARRMGKCKVYWEVGGPPGSASPSTPACLLPRNCDTPIFDFRVFFQELVEFRARQRRGSPRYTIYLGFGQDLSAGRPKEKSLVLVKLEPWLCRVHLEGTQREGVSSLDSSSLSLCLSSANSLYDDIECFLMELEQPA; from the exons ATGGCCTTGGCTCCTGAGAG GGCAGCCCCACGCGTGCTGTTCGGAGAGTGGCTCCTTGGAGAGATCAGCAGCGGCTGCTATGAGGGGCTGCAGTGGCTGGACGAGGCCCGCACCTGTTTCCGCGTGCCCTGGAAGCACTTCGCGCGCAAGGACCTGAGCGAGGCCGACGCGCGCATCTTCAAG GCCTGGGCTGTGGCCCGCGGCAGGTGGCCGCCTAGCAGCAGGGGAGGTGGCCCGCCCCCCGAGGCTGAGACTGCGGAGCGCGCCGGCTGGAAAACCAACTTCCGCTGCGCACTGCGCAGCACGCGTCGCTTCGTGATGCTGCGGGATAACTCGGGGGACCCGGCCGACCCGCACAAGGTGTACGCGCTCAGCCGGGAGCTGTGCTGGCGAG GCGAGGCCGCGGCCCCAGAGTCCCCGCACCAGGCAGAGCCGTACCTGTCACCCTCCCCAAGCGCCTGCACCGCGGTGCAAG AGCCCAGCCCAGGGGCGCTGGACGTGACCATCATGTACAAGGGCCGCACGGTGCTGCAGAAGGTGGTGGGACACCCGAGCTGCACGTTCCTATACGGCCCCCCAGACCCAGCTGTCCGGGCCACAGACCCCCAGCAGGTAGCATTCCCCAGCCCTGCCGAGCTCCCGGACCAGAAGCAGCTGCGCTACACGGAGGAACTGCTGCGGCACGTGGCCCCTGGGTTGCACCTGGAGCTTCGGGGGCCACAGCTGTGGGCCCGGCGCATGGGCAAGTGCAAGGTGTACTGGGAGGTGGGCGGACCCCCAGGCTCCGCCAGCCCCTCCACCCCAGCCTGCCTGCTGCCTCGGAACTGTGACACCCCCATCTTCGACTTCAGAGTCTTCTTCCAAG AGCTGGTGGAATTCCGGGCACGGCAGCGCCGTGGCTCCCCACGCTATACCATCTACCTGGGCTTCGGGCAGGACCTGTCAGCtgggaggcccaaggagaagaGCCTGGTCCTGGTGAAG CTGGAACCCTGGCTGTGCCGAGTGCACCTAGAGGGCACGCAGCGTGAGGGTGTGTCTTCCCTGGATagcagcagcctcagcctctgcctgTCCAGCGCCAACAGCCTCTATGACGACATCGAGTGCTTCCTTATGGAGCTGGAGCAGCCCGCCTAG